The DNA sequence AATCAACAATTAGGAAGGAGACTATTATATGTTTGAAAAAAAGATAAGCGAAGAGCAGAAAAAGAAGATGGAAAAAGAGACAAAGAGATCTCTTAAGAAGGAAAAGAAGGACAAGGCAGCAGACAACAAGATTCTTTCGGTAGTGAAGGTAGTTGTTTTACCGCTTTTATTTGCAGGTATTGTGGTATGTGCAATCTATCTTGCTATGCAGCAGAAAGCAGTTCAGGATGATCTGAAAACAACGGTTGTCTGCATGAAGGAAGACGTGCCTGCTAATACCTATGTGGAATCAAAGGATATTGAAAAGTACTTTACGACAGTGAAGGTACAACTTGAAGCAGTACCGGAAAATGCATACAAATCACTTTCGGATTTTTCAAAGGATGGATTCTATATTGAGAATTCAATGAAAAAATCCCAGATGGTGCTTTCTTGCAATATTGCTTCTAAGGATGAAGTGATGGACAAGTATTTAGCAGGTTATGAGGTAACATCCTTTGATGCCCAGAACTTTTCTGATGGTGTAAATGGTTCTCTTAGACGAGGGGATATCGTGGATGTATATGCATTGGATCCTGCAACAGAGCTTTTGACTTTATATGCAGAAAATGTATATGTGGCAGAGGTATATGATAATTCCGGTAAAAAGGTGACAGAGCCTGATGGAATTGCAACAGCATTTACAGTATGGGTAACACCAGATGAGGTAGAGAGCTTAAATTTGGCGGTTGTGTATGGCGGAGTGCAGATGTATTTGAAGACGGAGTAGAGATTTCAATAACTCTTGAAATACGTTAGGAAGCAATCTTGGAAAATAATAGTTGACAAAATAATGGTGGTGGAATAAAATGATATTTACAGATGTGACTCTACAAGATGCGAACTACGAAAACGCTGAGTCGAAGTCATTACCAGTACACGATTTTAGGAACACCACCTTTATCAAGTATGCGGCGAGAGATTTATGAGATGAGTCCGTGCATACGCACGGTTTTTTTTATTTTATAACCTCCTTGTAATAGTCATGTCTGATGATAAATTACAAGGAGGTTTTTTCATTATGAGAAAACGTGAAATGACAAAGCTTATGGCAGCTGAGGCACATAAGCGAATGAAATCCGCACAGTCGTTGGTAGTCATTGGTCCAACATCGTCAGGAAAGAGCACATTGGTTTATGCATTGGTAAATCATAAGTTGATTAAGTTCATCATGGTTGGTGTGGGTGATAAGTGTCAGACAACCATAATTCCATGCAACTTTATGTTTGATGCGAGAATAGAGAGAAATGAAGATTTTTCAATCCAAATCAAAAGTAAGTCATTTTCTACAAAGCCAATTCATATGAAGGTTATGGAGATGCTTGCAAAGCAATTTGCTGCAAATGATTATGATTGTGCTGATACTATTGATTCAATTGATGAAGCAGCATTTCAGATGGTTCTTGAACCTACTGATGCTTCATATCATCTCGGAAAGCTAGCGGATGAAATTTCTATTGAACAGTTTAAGCTAGTAATTAATACAGCACTACTCACTATTGAGAATGCTGAAGAACCTTTCCTTAATCGAGTAAAAGCGAAGAAGAAAGAACCGGATAAGCGCAAAGTTTCAATAGAAGAGATCAGAAATATTGTGATGGAAGATATGTGGAGTGAGTTGAACCCAATCTTGTTAGAGGAATACCAGGCTTGGTTAAATAGTATTGGCAAACTTATTTCTGATAGATTAGACAAGTGCCTTGGTTGCATAGATGACCCTAACAGTATACTTGAGTACACTGTTGATGAGAATGATGCTGAGCTAAAGTATGGAGGTGCGATTTTACAAAGCCTTTTTGATCCTTTTGAACCATATAGTTTAGTAATCGAGGATATGACTGTTGCCTGCAGACCTAGAGAGGAACTTATAAAACAGTTCGATGATAAAATCCCTCTTAGATTTTGTTTGCGAGACACCATGGGACTTAATCAGATTAGTGCAGACAATAATTCTATAAAGGATGCGCTTGATATAGCATTAAATTGTAGCCCGGATAGCATTTTACTTTTAATGAATTTGGAAGAAAAGGATGAGGTTATCATTGATTGTTGTGAGGCAATTAATACAAGGGTAAGTAAAGCACAGAAACTTGATATTCCAATCTATGTAATATTTACTAAAGCTGACAGAGTGATTAGTAATATTATTAATAAAGCAGAGCGCGATACGGTTGAATTAAGACAAGAGGATTATTCGAAGAATATCTGTGGAGCTATTGATACTATGGAAAAGAGCATTAAGAAATACCTTACATGTCTCAAAAATCAAGACTCAACGTGGCTTTCAATCAGATATATGGAAGAAAAAATTGATCCAATACAGACTGCATTAAGAGACTTAAATGATGAAAGACGACGCAAGTTTACTCAAGATGGTTTGTACGAATTCATTAACGAAGTACTGATGGAAACACAGATGAGAATTCTTCCAAAGGGAATGAAAGCCCCTTTATTTGTTACTGTGAAAGAAACAAGCTCGCCTGCTATCAATATAAGTGTAATACAAGGGGTTATCAGTACAGAATACAGCCAAATTGTTTCAGCACTAACTACTGAAAAGGCAATTGTAAATGGATATCAGATTACCGACACACGTAGGATTCACGGAAGGAGTGTAGTTAGGTATTATGAGAACCTTCAGGTGGGCTTAGGGTATACGACAAATGCGTATGTATATGGTAATTTTAGTATCAATATGAAGGGTATGTTAAGAAAAGTGCTTGAAAAATATATTCCTGATTTCCTTACATTGTATGAAAGCGAAGCTATCAAAACTTTGGCTGATAATCTAGATGATGTCGAACTGGATTATATTATAGAGGAATTAGACGCAAACAAAGATATTACAAGATTTGCGTTTTCGGATATTAATCCGGCGGTATTTGATGGATTACCTGAGAAGGCTAGAAAAATTCAGAAGTTACACTTGATTTTCAGACATTACTTTGCTGCTTCTGAGAAGTACAATATGGTTATTGATAAGGTTGCATTTAATCTCTCATATGGAAATAAGATTATTCGCAATATGGTTGATCAAAAGTACAATGAACCATATATAACATACGACCAGACTATTAGAGATATGCAGGAAAACTTTATTAAGTTCTTCTCTTCCGAAAGATTTGCAGACATGCTTACTACAGAAATTAGTAATGCAATGACCGAGATTGTAAACAAGATGTTTGTGATTATTTAGGAGGGCAATGCTAATGAATGTAGATAATATTGTAAATCTCAATGAGTTAGAATCCACAGGAATTATTGAATGTCCCTATTGTGGAAAGGGCAAGGCATACATTTATGGAGCGACTGGAATGCAGTCGAGTGGATGTAGTGTATGCAAGAGAATAGTCCTTTGGGATTTTGACAACAAAACAGCTTACAAAGCTTCTGCAAAGAAATTTGCAAGTTAATATATAGATGCTACTTGAGCACCAGGGGCCGCATAGCGAGCTACCACTTAGCCGGGGCAGATAAACATTTAAGGAATAAGTTCTTTGTGTTTATGTGCACCGGTTTTTTTGTTGCAATTCGATGTCATCTAAAGACATTGGAATAAAAAAATTTTTCATGCTGAAATATGCATAAAATCTAACTTTGAGAGATTTTGAGGTTTTGCAGTGCAAAATAATACTTGAAAAATTCTCCAATGCAGAGTATTATACAAAAAGAACAAGTGTTCGATAAGATTGAATATTTGGGATCAGCTAGAGTATTCTGCAGTGGGGGACACGGGCTCGGTGTCTTACGGAAAACCCGCTTCATTAGCCGCTAGATCAACGGCTATGGCTACATTTGCACGAGAATGACAATTCCCTTTTTTCTCGATGAGATGAACGTTACTATTTATCTTTATTGGAGGTGAATTCTGTTGCAAGAGATCACATTTTATTGCAAGAACTGTAAGAAGAGTTTGCATATGTCATATATTCTTACAGGAAACGATGATGCACCGGTGTTACCGAGTGTAACCATCAAGTGTACATGCTGTAAGCGTGTGTTAATGCTTAAGAAGTACACAGAAAAGAAACTGTTGGAACATGCTGTTGGGGATAGGTTTTACATCTAAGCAGCTACAAGAACACTATACAACTGAATTAGTGCTCATCACGATACACGGGCATGACCCAAGAGAGGCGTGAAAAACATTTACCAGCGAGGACTGGGCGTTTTTCACGTCTTATTTTTTTATCTGAATATGGAAATCGAAGGCTTTCTTCCTGGTAGCAACCGGGAGGGAGGCCTTTTCTTTTAGCCAATTTAATACCCAGAGGATGTGTGCGCTTCCTCCCAAGACAAATTTTTTAAGTCGCAGGAGGAAAAGAATATGCGTACAACATTAACATTTAACAGTAACTTGGAGTCTTTGTCAGATTATATGACAAGAGTAACAGCAATCCTTAGAGCTATAAGGGATAGCGTACCTGCAGCAGATGGCATTGATTACAGTGTTGAATTAACTAAGGCAGAGAAGATTGAGTTATTTCAGGAGACTTTAATTCTTGCCATTCAGGAGATGGAGAGAACTACAGGAAAGCATTGCACTCGTAAGCACCAGTTTGGACAGGATGAAGAGGATTTTATTAGTAATTTCAAGATTGTTATTTCTGATAATTTGCTTTCGTTCAATGATTCTGTTCATCTTGAGGATGGAGAGAAGCAGTATCAGTTTTCAACATTTCTTAAGCATCTTTCATCCGAAGCACTTATTCTTACCTATGCCGGTATGCATGGTGTAACCAGGGATGTTGAGAAGAAGTTTAATCAGATTCTAAATTTAAGAAAGAGACTTGCAAAGGATAGAGAAAAAGACATTTATTCTATTACTCCAGAAATGATTCATGAAGTGAAGCCAGAATACTCTGTTAAGGATATCAAAGCAGTGTTTGATTATCTTGACGGAAGGATGTCAGTTGAACAGATGATTGAGGAGGACGGTATGGAAGGAGAAGCATTCGAGGATAAGAACCATGAAGGTCCTGATCTTAAGAATGAGGTAATGGATATTAACGTTCAGAAATTCTTTAATCTTTTCCTGGGAAAGATGAGTGATTTGGAGAAGTTCTTTGCCTTGATTGAGATTGGCTGTTCAGACAAGTACGCTTCTATGACTGTATCTCAGCTTGGTGTGGATCCGGTGTTTATGAATATTGTGGCTGCAGATTCAAGATATGCAAAGAACATTATGACTGGTGATGTGGTTATTAAAAGACCAGATCGTCACTCATATACAGACAGAGATATTGAGCTTAAAGATGTCAAATATGTTGGCGGAACTGTGGTTCGTTATCAGAGAGAGCAGACCAGACTTCGCTGGGCGAAGCTTAGAGAGGTATTGACTGAGGATGATATTCTTGGAAATAAGAGTGTGGAGTACTTCCAGGAGAAGTGGGAGAAACTTATAAAGAAATATGATAACTAAATGGCCGATAAGTATTGGATTATTTTAAAAATCTGTTGTACTCGGTTTATAGATATTTTAAATTGTTATCAATAGTTTATTTGTGCAAAATATATATCTTAGTTGTTTAGAATGACGAGTTAATGAGCAGAATTACTGAAAATATATTGACATTGTGCGAATGAAAGTGTATAATTGTTGTTAGCTTGATATTGAGGCAAAGTATGTGAAAACATATGACGCAAAACTATAGGGACTGTAGAATGTCAGCCAGTTGCAGTATTGATTATTAGACACAGTCTTTTCTACAAAATGGGAAAGCCTGTGTCTCTTTTTGTATCATGTGAGGTGAATTATGAATGGATATTTAAAAATTTCAGAAGTTTCAGAAAAGTGGGGGATTAAGGAGAGGAGAATCAATACTTTGTGCCTTGAAGGACGTATAGAAGGCGCTATCAAGTTTGGGAATACTTGGGCTATACCAGAAAATGCTGAGAAGCCAAAGGATGAGAGAATAAAGAGTGGTAAATATATTAAGGAAAAAAGATTAGTATGACATATAGTGTCTTGGTAATTATATATAATTGGTTAGGAACATTGAGCTATTAATTGTTCTACTAGTACGGCAGAGAAAGGCATGGTATTGAGGTAGATATCTAGTAATAAAGATATTAGAAAAAATACTTGGTGTTCTTGGTGTGGGCATAATAGAAACAGTTGTGGTTGCTGATTTACCAAAGTCGTGAGATACGGGGATGAAAGATATGGCAAATGACAAAGATTTTACGAAATTGATAGCGGGAATTGTTGGTGCTAGTATTGCAGGTGTAGCGGTATCTGCAACGGTTAAAGGTGTTAAATCATCAAGTAATAAAGACAAAGAAATAACCAATGCAACACACAAAAAAACATCAGATGATATTTTTGAGGAAGAACGTATCAAACAGGAAATGGATGATATGTGGAAACAAAAACAAATGGATGATATGTGGGAAGAACATAGAATTATGCAGCATTCAGTATGTGGCTCGGAAAGGAACAATATGGCAGATAGAAATGATAATAGCTTTTATGACAATGATGAATATGAAATCGACGATTATGAAAATGAATATGACGAGGACGATGAGTATGATGAAGAAGACGAAACAGAAGAAATAGATAATTCGGAAATGTCATTTTATGGACGCAACATTTGTATTTTGCTAAACGATAGTGAAGATGATAGAAGAAATAAATTAAAGACAAGCGAAGCAAATCTGGTTAAGAGATTCCCAAAATTAAAGGAATTATCTTCAATAGATAGAATGCAGCAAATCTTGGACGGATTATTTCCTGAAGGTTTTCAGAAGCAGATGTATGTAAGAAATCTTACCTTTACGGGTAAGAATGGTTATGATGTCAAGGTTCTTGGAATAAGACCTGAAAGAACACCAGGAGATTTTCTTGAAGGTTATTTACCAGATGAAGTGTCTTTGCTTTTTAAAGGACATATTGCTGGGAAGGAATTTCGAGTTGATTCAGTCTTTGAAGTAATGGATACAGAGCAGCTTGACTTTGAGGTGGATGTTGTTGCCACTCCTTATCAATCTCCTGAAAGAATAGGGGCAAACTTCCTTTATGATATTTTGGATAATGCCGGTTCACTTACAGAATATACAGGTGAAAAACTTGAAGAGTGGAAGGAGTATTTGGCGTGGAAACGAGAACTTGCTAGTCGTCAGATTTATGGATGCAAGTATTTCAAGGTAGGATTCGACGAAGAAAAGAAAAGGTTGAATTTCTGGCTCGTCTTTGAAGATCCGGATACATTTAAGGCATTTAAGAAGTATTTAAGCCGTGATATTCAAGTTTTTGACAATAACTATTCAAAGGATAAATGGCATTTTGATTTTGCTGGAGATATCAATAATAGAAAGCAGCGATTTAATAGTGTAGAACTTGGACGTTATAGAGGCGTTGTTAGCGAATACTATCTTAGGGATAATAGTGAATTCTTTGATGAAGAGCAGGAAGAAAAACATATATTAACCGAAGAAGAGTGGATGAGTGGCGACTATGATGATGAAGTATATGAAGAGGAAACTTCAAAGGGAAGTATTTACGAAGCATATGATAATCCTTATATAGTTCAGGTTGCTTATGATCTTAATCGTAGAGATATAGATGAGATAAATCAGCGTAATTTAGACGATGAGGAAGCAGTTCAGTATGTATACGATAATATTTTAGGTAATTACTATACGGATGGATTCTTGGCACTGTCTGCAATAGGAGATTTTGTACTTATTAGAAGATTCCAGCAGGCGATAGATCAGCTTGAAAGAGACGAATGCTATTCTCCAAACCTAGCCATGTGGCTTTTTAATGTAAACAGAGCAAGAACTCCTGAAGATATCGACATAGATATAGATAAGTGGCTTAACCCAAAAATAGAGAAAAATGAAAATCAGAAGGAAGCTGTTAGAAAAATGCTTGCTGCACCTGATTTATGTTTAGTTCAGGGTCCTCCAGGAACAGGTAAGACAACAGTTATTGCTGAGGCAATCTATCAGTTTGTTCGTAGAGGGGATAGAGTCCTTGTGGCATCGCAATCTAATGATGCGGTGGATAATGCATTGGAACGATTGGCAGATTCACCTGAAATTAGAGCTATAAGATTAGGTCAAAAAGGCAAGAAAAAGAGAAAAGTTGAAGATTTAAGTACCAGAAAGTTTGGAGAAGATGAGGCACTTAAATACTATTATCATGCTCTTTCACTTCAACTATCGAAGAATTGGCTTGATTTGTGGGATTCACTAGAAAGCGGTGGTGTACAGTACGACACAGATATTCGAGATGCGAGCCTTTTTAACCAAGATATTGCTTCTTTAAATACAGAATTGTCAGGATTAAATCAGGAGTATGAGGATGTAAGAAAAGAATTTGCCTTATTAACAAAGGAATTTGAAAGGGCCAATGATGAAAATACAAAGTTAGAAGAGGATAGACATCAGTATCGACTGGCATCAGATTGTTTTAACGGTGAATCAGATTCACAGTTCTATTTGTCTGAGGACATGCTAAAAATCTTCGAAACAAAGCTGAATAAGCTTATAGATATTACTACAAAAGTAGGTATATACCTTACGCCTGGCTTGCTCGATGTTGAAGTAATGGGACTTGGAAAAGAACAAGCCTATGTATATATGATTTCCAAGAATCTTAAGACACTGAGCGGATTATGTGAGAAGATTCGGAGCGCAAAGGGAAATGATAGTAGTAATGATGGAGAGATATTAATCCTTAATAGTCAGCTGTCTGATGTAAAGCAGAAACTTTTGGAGTGTTTGCAAGAAGATGACACTGATGGAGCCGCACAGTATACAAAAGAAATGAAGTCGTTACAAAAGAGAATTGATGAACTTAAATTCTCGTCCTCGGTGGTTACTATTTCTGATGTTGAAAAGAGCATTTTGGGGAAAAATGTAATAGATGGTATTGAAGCTGGCGACACGGATAAATGGTTAGAAACATTTACTTTAGTTATCGATAAATGGACACAGGCTATTGCGTTAGCTTTGGCTACAGTTAAGGAAGAAATCGCATCACGAAAAAGTATAGATGTATCCGAAATAATAAAACGACGTTCTGTTGCTGAAAGTAAAGTGTCAGAAATTGTTGAAAGAATGGACAAAACGAAAGCTCAGATAATTACTAAAAAGCAAACGTTATTAAAACTAAGAGAAAAGTACGACATAGAATCCACTAATGCTAACGATATCATTGCTCATATCAAGCAGTTAAAGGAAAACAATATTAGGCAGCTTAATGAGCAGAGAAGTTTTAGAAATGATTGGGAAAAAACAATTAGAGGTTTCAAAGAGCGTTTGGATGATGCAGATGCATTTAAGTATGACCAAGAACATTATCAGCAGATTTATATAAATGCATGTAATGTAGTAGGCATTTCTTGTACCGATAATATGAGGAATCTAACTGATAACGGATACAATGACTTTGATGTTGTAATAATTGATGAGGTTAGTAAAGCGACTCCACCAGAACTTTTGATTCCATTAATGAAGGCACGTAAAGCAATACTTGTAGGTGACCATAGACAGCTTCCACCTATGTTCAAAGAGCACGAAGGGTCTTATAAGGAACTTGCCGAAAGCCAAGAAAACGCACCAGAAGAGGTAAGAGATTTACTCACCCAGGATAATTTTAAGAGATTCCAAAAGATGGTTACTTCTTCATTGTTTAAGGATTATTTTGAACAAGCTGAAGATGAAATAAAGCATTCTTTGTTGGTACAGTATCGCATGCATACAGACATCATGGATATTATAAACCGATTCTATGAGCAACGTTTATCATGTGGTAATTCAGAAGAAGTTGAACGTATGGAGAAGAGCCACGATTTAACTATTAAAGGTGTAGATGGTAGTACTTTTATTACTCCGACAAGACATGCATATTGGATTGACTCTTCTTTCACTCCGAGTGACAAGCCGATCTATGAGGTTAGACCTAATAATAGCACCTCAAATTATAATGTCTTGGAAAAGTATATTGTAATGGAGTTGTTAAAGAAAATTGCTGATGCATATAGAGAGCAAGGATATAACAAAAACAATAAAAAAACTGTTGGAGTTATCAGCTTTTATCAGATGCAGGTAAACGAGATTAGAGAAGCGTTTAGAGAAGCAAAAAGAACATTTGATTTTTCGGCTATTGATGTGGATATTAATACAGTGGATAGATTCCAGGGTAAGGAAAAGAACATCATCATTACTAGTTTGGTAAGAAACAACGAAAAGGGACGTGCTAGTAAGCATGTAGTTGCTTTTGAACGTATTAATGTTGCGTTTTCAAGAGCTCAGGAGCTTCTGTTTATTGTTGGTGCTAAACATATGTATGAGAATCAAGCTGTTCAACTTCCTAATATGGATATGCCGGGATTTAAGACGGCTCCTGTATATAAAAACATTATGGAAGGACTTAACAGAAAAGGATGTTTTAAGACTTGCAATAAGATAATAACACCAGAAATAGAGGAAGAAATTATTGCTGAGTATAAAGAGATGGGGGGAAAATTATGATTTTTTCAGAAGTAACACTTTCATACCCTTGTGTACAGCATAATGTTGAAGTCGCACATTTTACAGCTAGAAAATCCACAGCTATTGAGTGGCTTATTCTTGAGGCTATTAGCAAGTGTGAGAAGCTGACTAATTACACTGGTATTTCAATAGGTGATTTTTTTGAACAGATATTTACAATTTCAGATGCTGATCTTTTGATTAGACCAGTTTTAATCTCGCTACAAGACATGGGAGCGATAACTATATCAGGAATTGATGATGAGACAGAACTTGATACAGTTGCAATGAGCAATTTAAAATTGACCAACACTGGACGAGAAATGCAAACTTTGGGGCTTTTACCTGGGACAACATCAGAAGAAACTTTTTCCATTTACTATGATATTGTTGCTGAATCTTTGAAAGATGAAGCAAATGTTTTCAAAGAAGAGTCAACTGGGATCCGAGTAATTGATATTGAGGATGCAGATGATACAGAATTTCCGGAAGGAGCAATTAGAGAGTGGTTATTCTCCATTCAGAACGATAAAAAGCGAAAGCGGTTAAACTGGCTTACTCCAACAACGAGGATAGAGTCGATCACTCGTCTTGGCTCAGAATTATATTGGAAAAATATCACACGAAAAGTTGAACTAGTCGAGGGAATGCGTTGGAAGGTTTCTGGAGTAGAGGATGAGAATATAGATGAGGTTACATTAGAAGAATCGGATATTTCATGTCCCGAGAATTTAAAAGATTTACCTTATTTGGAGATATCAGATCCAGATGCCGAAATAAAAAGACTTGTATCAATTGCAGAAATCAATTCATTAATAGGGGAATTCCTTCAAAAGGATGATTTGTTTTGTGTAGAGTCAAAGTACTATAAGGACATAAAGGTAAATCAGCAAGGCAAGAAAAAAATCAGAATAGGAATAGTATATGGTTTTGATAAGTTTGAGGTAGAGAGCAAAGGAAAGCAAATCATTATACGTGTACCTGATTGTGAATTTAGGAGTATGGGACTTTACTTTAATACAAAAGATTCGGTACAGGCAGGCATTGCTACGGTAACCGCAGGATCTATTTCTAAAGATATCGCAATTGCATATATTCCAAATACAAGTGAGATAAGCCTTACTAATACTGTAGTGGAAATTGTTGATAAATATTACGCTCAAGATAATACTATTTTGTTTGCATTATATGAACTCGGACTAAAGGAAATGTTCTTGCAATATTCCGAACGTATTATTTCTGAAGAGGAAAATATTGCAGATAAAGCTAAAACAATTGAACAGTTTAATGAGAAGAGCAGGGGCTATTATGGACAGAATATTATTTCAGCGGCAGACAAGGAAAGGTTGCTTGTAAACGAGAATTACATAGTGGGAAAATGCCAGACAATAGAAGGTGCTAAGAATGTTATAGCAGAGTATGCAGAGATAAATGCATTTAGACAAGACGAAAGTTTATTCCAACGAATAATGAAACTGTCTATTGAAACTGTTGGTGAGCAAGACTCTTTGGAAGATATATGGGATTTTTGGAAGGCTATTTCCTCAGCAAAGAAAGCCTATATAAACTGGGTTACAAAACTTGGCCTCCAGAAGAAACTGTACTCAAAGAAAAGTATTATGACCTTTATAAATAAATTCACTGACGAAAATATTTTTGAAATTGAGGAATATACTGCTGTTGAACAGATTATTCTTAGTATGAGAAGAATATCATTGCAAATAGAAAATATGCTGCCCGAACTGAATCTGTATAAAACGGTTAGCGAAGAAAAATATAATGAGCTTGTACTTAGTCACATCGATATTATTGAGAATCTGTATGATCAGTCTAGAAAATGGCAGGATGAAGAAGAACGTTTCAATAATAAGATAATTGAACTAGAGGAAATACTTACGACAGATACACCATTTGATAATGTAAGAAAGAATATATCCGGACTGCGTAATGCTCTTGCTACATTCTTTGATGATTCCTTCATGAGATTTAATAAGGTGTATATTGTGGATACATGTACACTTATGAATGAACCTAGCTTGATTTCATGGTTTGATGGGGAAAAAGCATTACTTGTTATTCCAATGATTGTACTTGATGAACTTGATGGCTTAAAGAGTGATGAAGATGAAGAAAAAGCTTTCAAGGCAAGAGAGGTAATTAGAAATATTAGTAATTACAAAGCATACGATTGGCTGAGCACAAGCGAATCAAGTCATCCGGAATTGCTTTCAGATGATTTAGATAAAGAACGAAATGATAATAAAATTCTGTCGATTGCAATTCGGTACTGTGCAAAGAAACCTATTCTGTTAACTGATGATATTAATCTTGGAAACATCGCAAGTGCAAATAAAATTGAGAATATGACTCTTGAAGCATATCAAGCGATGAAGCAACACGAGAAGTTGTCAAACAAGGGTAATAGTAAGAAATCAAAGAAAAAGAAGAAATAAGGAGGTTTTATGAGTAGTTCATATGAATATTCTTATGCTCTTGAAGCAGCGCGTAGGAGACAAATCTATTTGAATCGAATTGCTTCAACAACAGAGCAATTTTTTAATCGGTATAATCAGCAGTATAGAGAAATGAAAAACCGTGGACTGGCTGCATATATTCCATCTGAGATGAGCAGATTAGAATCGGATCTTTCCAGAATTAGAAGCTTATTAACCTCCAATCCAGAAGAAGCAAGAGACCTTAGTTACGAGGTGGGTTCATATATTAGAAGTATGTCGTCATTGGCTTCTGGGGCTCGTGAACAATTTGAACGTGCCGAAAGAATGCGAGTTGAGGCACTTAGAGAAGAAAGAGAACATCAGCAGAGTGCCTTGATGAAAGAGTATTTTGAAATTTTGCAGACAATAACTAATCCAATAGTTGTTAACTATTCCATTTCTGAAATGCAGCAAATTAGGCGCGAGATTGAAAATGGCAGATTGACAAGTTCTTCAGAACTTAGAAAGAAGTCAGCAGATGTAATATCATCTGCAGAAATCAAGGCTGTTGA is a window from the Roseburia sp. 499 genome containing:
- a CDS encoding DNA-binding protein yields the protein MNGYLKISEVSEKWGIKERRINTLCLEGRIEGAIKFGNTWAIPENAEKPKDERIKSGKYIKEKRLV
- a CDS encoding DEAD/DEAH box helicase, coding for MANDKDFTKLIAGIVGASIAGVAVSATVKGVKSSSNKDKEITNATHKKTSDDIFEEERIKQEMDDMWKQKQMDDMWEEHRIMQHSVCGSERNNMADRNDNSFYDNDEYEIDDYENEYDEDDEYDEEDETEEIDNSEMSFYGRNICILLNDSEDDRRNKLKTSEANLVKRFPKLKELSSIDRMQQILDGLFPEGFQKQMYVRNLTFTGKNGYDVKVLGIRPERTPGDFLEGYLPDEVSLLFKGHIAGKEFRVDSVFEVMDTEQLDFEVDVVATPYQSPERIGANFLYDILDNAGSLTEYTGEKLEEWKEYLAWKRELASRQIYGCKYFKVGFDEEKKRLNFWLVFEDPDTFKAFKKYLSRDIQVFDNNYSKDKWHFDFAGDINNRKQRFNSVELGRYRGVVSEYYLRDNSEFFDEEQEEKHILTEEEWMSGDYDDEVYEEETSKGSIYEAYDNPYIVQVAYDLNRRDIDEINQRNLDDEEAVQYVYDNILGNYYTDGFLALSAIGDFVLIRRFQQAIDQLERDECYSPNLAMWLFNVNRARTPEDIDIDIDKWLNPKIEKNENQKEAVRKMLAAPDLCLVQGPPGTGKTTVIAEAIYQFVRRGDRVLVASQSNDAVDNALERLADSPEIRAIRLGQKGKKKRKVEDLSTRKFGEDEALKYYYHALSLQLSKNWLDLWDSLESGGVQYDTDIRDASLFNQDIASLNTELSGLNQEYEDVRKEFALLTKEFERANDENTKLEEDRHQYRLASDCFNGESDSQFYLSEDMLKIFETKLNKLIDITTKVGIYLTPGLLDVEVMGLGKEQAYVYMISKNLKTLSGLCEKIRSAKGNDSSNDGEILILNSQLSDVKQKLLECLQEDDTDGAAQYTKEMKSLQKRIDELKFSSSVVTISDVEKSILGKNVIDGIEAGDTDKWLETFTLVIDKWTQAIALALATVKEEIASRKSIDVSEIIKRRSVAESKVSEIVERMDKTKAQIITKKQTLLKLREKYDIESTNANDIIAHIKQLKENNIRQLNEQRSFRNDWEKTIRGFKERLDDADAFKYDQEHYQQIYINACNVVGISCTDNMRNLTDNGYNDFDVVIIDEVSKATPPELLIPLMKARKAILVGDHRQLPPMFKEHEGSYKELAESQENAPEEVRDLLTQDNFKRFQKMVTSSLFKDYFEQAEDEIKHSLLVQYRMHTDIMDIINRFYEQRLSCGNSEEVERMEKSHDLTIKGVDGSTFITPTRHAYWIDSSFTPSDKPIYEVRPNNSTSNYNVLEKYIVMELLKKIADAYREQGYNKNNKKTVGVISFYQMQVNEIREAFREAKRTFDFSAIDVDINTVDRFQGKEKNIIITSLVRNNEKGRASKHVVAFERINVAFSRAQELLFIVGAKHMYENQAVQLPNMDMPGFKTAPVYKNIMEGLNRKGCFKTCNKIITPEIEEEIIAEYKEMGGKL
- a CDS encoding PIN domain-containing protein codes for the protein MIFSEVTLSYPCVQHNVEVAHFTARKSTAIEWLILEAISKCEKLTNYTGISIGDFFEQIFTISDADLLIRPVLISLQDMGAITISGIDDETELDTVAMSNLKLTNTGREMQTLGLLPGTTSEETFSIYYDIVAESLKDEANVFKEESTGIRVIDIEDADDTEFPEGAIREWLFSIQNDKKRKRLNWLTPTTRIESITRLGSELYWKNITRKVELVEGMRWKVSGVEDENIDEVTLEESDISCPENLKDLPYLEISDPDAEIKRLVSIAEINSLIGEFLQKDDLFCVESKYYKDIKVNQQGKKKIRIGIVYGFDKFEVESKGKQIIIRVPDCEFRSMGLYFNTKDSVQAGIATVTAGSISKDIAIAYIPNTSEISLTNTVVEIVDKYYAQDNTILFALYELGLKEMFLQYSERIISEEENIADKAKTIEQFNEKSRGYYGQNIISAADKERLLVNENYIVGKCQTIEGAKNVIAEYAEINAFRQDESLFQRIMKLSIETVGEQDSLEDIWDFWKAISSAKKAYINWVTKLGLQKKLYSKKSIMTFINKFTDENIFEIEEYTAVEQIILSMRRISLQIENMLPELNLYKTVSEEKYNELVLSHIDIIENLYDQSRKWQDEEERFNNKIIELEEILTTDTPFDNVRKNISGLRNALATFFDDSFMRFNKVYIVDTCTLMNEPSLISWFDGEKALLVIPMIVLDELDGLKSDEDEEKAFKAREVIRNISNYKAYDWLSTSESSHPELLSDDLDKERNDNKILSIAIRYCAKKPILLTDDINLGNIASANKIENMTLEAYQAMKQHEKLSNKGNSKKSKKKKK